The proteins below are encoded in one region of Brachyspira intermedia PWS/A:
- the treC gene encoding alpha,alpha-phosphotrehalase, whose translation MNFKNKVVYQIYPKSFMDSNNDGFGDIKGIISKLDYLQNLGVDIIWSTPFFVSPQKDNGYDVADYYNVAPSYGTMEDVEELIKEAKKRNIDIMFDMVFNHTSTEHEWFNRAMNGEEKYKNYYIFKKGKVVDGKKIPPTNWVSKFGGNAWQYVEKFDEYYLHLFDVSQADLNWDNKEVRKEIFDIVNFWIKKGVYGFRFDVINLISKPEVFKDDFEGDGRRFYTDGINIHKYLKELNKNTFGKYDNAITVGEMSSTSIENCIKYSGEKENELSMVFSFHHLKVDYKNNDKWQLMDFDFQELKNILFSWQEGMQDNNAWSALFWCNHDQPRIVSRFGDDKKYHKESAKMLATVIHCLRGTPYIYQGEEIGMTNAYFDNINQYKDVESINYFNILKNNGIEEKEIYKILQSRSRDNSRTPMQWNNKENAGFSNAKPWIEVISNYKDINAENNINDENSIFNHYKKLIKLRKDYKVISEGKTIPILKDDKNVFAFIREYNNEKLLVINNFYGNECTIDLSNIDFDIKKSKCLLSNYDEAVLDNTLKLRPYESIVLYNK comes from the coding sequence ATGAATTTTAAAAATAAAGTTGTTTATCAAATATATCCAAAATCTTTTATGGACAGCAACAATGATGGATTTGGAGATATAAAAGGAATAATATCAAAATTAGACTATTTACAAAATTTAGGAGTAGATATTATTTGGAGTACACCTTTCTTCGTTTCTCCTCAAAAAGATAATGGATACGATGTTGCTGATTATTATAATGTTGCTCCTTCTTATGGTACTATGGAAGATGTTGAAGAACTTATAAAAGAAGCTAAAAAAAGAAATATAGATATAATGTTTGATATGGTATTCAATCATACTTCTACAGAGCATGAATGGTTTAATAGAGCTATGAATGGAGAAGAAAAATATAAAAATTATTATATATTCAAAAAGGGCAAAGTAGTTGATGGGAAAAAAATACCTCCTACAAATTGGGTATCTAAATTCGGAGGAAATGCTTGGCAGTATGTAGAAAAATTTGATGAGTATTATTTGCATTTATTCGATGTCAGTCAGGCTGATTTGAATTGGGATAATAAAGAAGTAAGAAAAGAAATTTTTGATATAGTTAACTTCTGGATAAAAAAAGGAGTTTATGGATTCAGATTTGATGTTATAAACCTTATATCAAAGCCTGAAGTTTTTAAAGATGATTTTGAAGGTGACGGCAGACGCTTCTATACTGACGGAATAAATATACATAAATATTTAAAAGAGTTAAATAAAAATACTTTCGGAAAATATGATAATGCTATCACAGTAGGCGAAATGTCATCAACAAGCATAGAAAACTGCATTAAATATTCAGGTGAAAAAGAAAATGAACTTAGTATGGTATTTAGCTTTCATCATTTGAAAGTTGATTATAAAAATAATGATAAATGGCAGTTAATGGATTTTGATTTTCAGGAATTAAAAAATATTTTATTCTCTTGGCAGGAAGGAATGCAGGATAATAATGCATGGTCAGCTTTATTTTGGTGCAATCATGATCAGCCTAGAATAGTATCAAGATTCGGAGACGATAAAAAATACCATAAAGAATCTGCTAAAATGCTTGCTACAGTTATTCATTGTTTGAGAGGCACTCCTTATATTTATCAAGGTGAAGAAATAGGTATGACTAATGCTTATTTTGATAATATCAATCAATATAAAGATGTTGAGTCAATAAACTATTTCAATATACTTAAAAATAATGGTATAGAAGAAAAAGAAATATATAAAATACTTCAAAGTAGATCAAGAGATAATTCAAGAACTCCTATGCAATGGAATAACAAAGAGAATGCAGGATTTTCAAATGCTAAACCTTGGATAGAAGTGATTTCTAATTACAAAGATATCAATGCAGAAAATAATATTAATGATGAAAACTCTATATTTAATCATTATAAAAAATTAATAAAATTAAGAAAAGATTATAAAGTTATTTCAGAAGGTAAAACTATACCTATATTAAAAGATGATAAAAATGTATTTGCTTTCATAAGAGAATATAACAATGAAAAACTTTTAGTAATAAATAATTTTTACGGTAATGAGTGCACTATAGATTTAAGCAATATTGATTTTGATATAAAAAAATCGAAATGCCTTCTTTCAAATTATGATGAGGCAGTACTTGATAATACTTTAAAGTTGAGACCTTATGAATCTATAGTTTTATATAATAAATAA
- a CDS encoding efflux RND transporter permease subunit: MDKIIELFAKNRLLVNVIILVTLAVGIYSYLNIKKEAFPSTNFDVMIVQVIYPGASPEDVEQYAMIPLEDELQTIAGIDEFYSIIIENAGILTIRIDMNLKDSRPVKDEIFRRLQNAPNVSKDVSEIKIFEANANRLPIYNLGLRFKKGMEGSEKELYDISKKFEKELKYVDGVANIEVYGRTDPEIQILADPNKLNEYYTSLSEIVQALSLRNIRSTSGSMKPDENADLEEKNKLLVTTGQFQDPLSITNVIIRSIFNGQPIRIGDVARVEELFVDKSVYMRVNSQSGYSINIIKKEDADILKTIYNVNAYFEKNKDTIPNNIEIVPMADNSRTINDLLNAVSSNIITGFIIIFVILIIFLDFKSAIFTSLGMLIVISVSLIYMTYSGITFNIISLGGIITVLGMIVDNSIVVSENIFNYHQRGIRGLDATKSAVGEVFMPMLVSTLTTVASFAPIIFVTGTMGRLINQYPRVVIVALVVSIFQAVLLLPNNLITKEELTGEHKRKRFNFKNPLDFDKDKLFDKLKIPFVKFLRFTLKFRYIVLIFFVITLLITLVIARVIFAKFTLVYDTSADVIVVNMDTGVGSSLYKTEKYLQQVENIIYETVNTNDIIAVYSLLGKQLDKNTVEVSEEMDNLAGIMIYLVPANNRKKIAYDIVDDLNLAIEKSGIKKELALITVNTKLPINPGKAVDIKIIGNDTAMVKEVKDKMKEHLLSLNGIINYDDDDKIGQEELRVIFDYDRMGELGVNVAYAARELRAAYAGIVATSIQQFENKLDFRVRLDKKYTYDTNVLNNLYIPNTYNRLIQLKDIADIYITNNQSSIKHYNGKKSITMTADIEQGKNTAIQATYAMQDYFNSISKDYPNISVEFAGEVKETRGSIIGIAWGYVIAIIAIYVILLLQFNKFVQPFMILGIIPFGIIGVILGFAAHRMPMSFVGAVGIVGLAGVVVNNGIIMVDLINRILEQGNIHTKEDVLNAVVEGAGDRFRAIFLTTVTTIFGLLPTVYGIGGRADLIVPMVMAMAYGLLFAALLTLILLPCLFMISADLKLIKINYKN, from the coding sequence ATGGATAAAATAATTGAACTATTTGCAAAAAACAGATTATTAGTTAATGTTATTATTTTGGTTACTCTAGCTGTTGGAATATACTCTTATCTTAATATAAAGAAAGAAGCTTTCCCATCAACTAACTTTGATGTTATGATAGTTCAGGTTATATATCCGGGAGCTTCTCCGGAAGACGTTGAGCAATATGCAATGATTCCATTAGAAGATGAACTGCAAACTATAGCAGGCATTGACGAGTTTTATTCTATAATAATAGAAAATGCAGGAATTCTTACTATAAGAATAGACATGAATCTTAAAGACTCAAGACCTGTGAAAGATGAAATATTCAGACGTCTTCAAAATGCTCCTAATGTATCTAAAGATGTTTCGGAGATAAAAATCTTTGAAGCTAATGCAAACAGACTTCCTATATACAATTTAGGTTTAAGATTCAAGAAAGGAATGGAAGGAAGTGAAAAAGAACTTTATGATATATCTAAAAAATTTGAAAAAGAATTAAAGTATGTAGACGGAGTTGCAAATATTGAAGTATATGGAAGAACAGACCCAGAAATTCAAATACTAGCAGACCCTAATAAATTAAATGAGTATTATACTTCGTTATCAGAAATAGTACAGGCATTGTCTTTAAGAAATATACGCTCTACAAGCGGAAGCATGAAGCCTGATGAAAATGCTGATTTAGAAGAAAAGAATAAACTTCTTGTAACTACAGGACAATTTCAAGATCCATTATCTATTACAAATGTTATTATACGTTCTATATTTAATGGTCAGCCGATAAGAATCGGAGATGTGGCAAGAGTTGAAGAATTATTTGTTGATAAAAGCGTATACATGAGAGTTAATAGTCAGAGTGGATATTCAATAAATATAATAAAAAAAGAAGATGCTGATATATTAAAAACTATATATAATGTTAATGCATATTTTGAAAAAAATAAAGATACTATACCAAATAATATAGAAATAGTACCTATGGCTGATAACTCAAGAACAATTAATGATTTGCTTAATGCAGTTTCTTCAAATATTATAACAGGATTCATAATCATATTTGTAATACTTATAATATTTTTGGATTTCAAAAGTGCAATATTTACTTCTCTTGGAATGCTTATAGTTATTTCTGTTTCTCTTATTTATATGACATACTCTGGAATAACATTCAATATAATTTCTCTAGGCGGTATTATAACGGTTTTAGGTATGATAGTTGACAACTCAATAGTAGTTTCAGAAAATATTTTTAATTATCATCAAAGAGGAATAAGAGGACTTGACGCCACAAAAAGTGCTGTAGGAGAAGTATTTATGCCTATGCTTGTTTCTACTCTCACAACCGTTGCATCTTTTGCACCTATAATATTTGTTACTGGAACTATGGGAAGATTAATAAATCAATATCCTAGAGTTGTTATAGTGGCATTAGTTGTAAGTATATTTCAGGCTGTGCTTCTTTTACCTAATAACTTAATTACTAAAGAAGAACTTACAGGAGAACATAAAAGAAAAAGATTTAATTTCAAAAATCCTCTTGATTTTGATAAAGATAAATTATTTGATAAATTAAAAATACCTTTTGTTAAATTTTTAAGATTTACATTAAAATTTAGATATATTGTATTAATATTTTTTGTAATTACATTGCTTATCACTTTAGTAATAGCAAGAGTAATATTTGCAAAGTTTACTTTAGTTTATGATACTAGTGCTGATGTTATAGTTGTTAATATGGATACAGGAGTTGGAAGTTCTTTATATAAAACAGAAAAATATCTTCAGCAGGTAGAAAATATTATTTATGAAACTGTAAACACTAATGATATAATAGCAGTATATAGCCTATTAGGAAAACAATTAGATAAAAATACTGTAGAAGTATCTGAAGAAATGGATAATCTTGCCGGTATTATGATATATTTAGTTCCTGCAAATAACAGAAAAAAAATAGCTTATGATATAGTAGATGATTTAAATTTAGCAATAGAAAAAAGCGGTATAAAAAAGGAATTAGCATTAATCACAGTAAATACTAAACTTCCAATAAACCCGGGTAAAGCAGTTGATATAAAAATAATAGGAAATGATACTGCTATGGTTAAAGAAGTAAAAGATAAAATGAAAGAACATCTTTTAAGTTTAAATGGAATAATAAACTATGATGATGATGATAAAATCGGACAGGAAGAATTAAGAGTAATATTTGATTATGACAGAATGGGAGAACTCGGAGTGAATGTTGCTTATGCTGCAAGAGAATTGAGAGCGGCTTATGCTGGAATAGTCGCTACTTCAATTCAGCAGTTTGAAAATAAATTAGACTTCAGAGTAAGATTAGATAAAAAATATACTTATGATACAAATGTACTTAATAATCTTTATATACCAAATACATATAACAGACTTATACAATTAAAAGATATAGCAGACATATATATTACAAATAATCAATCAAGCATAAAGCACTATAATGGAAAAAAATCAATAACCATGACCGCAGATATTGAACAGGGAAAAAATACTGCTATACAAGCAACTTATGCAATGCAGGATTATTTTAATTCTATATCAAAAGATTATCCTAACATAAGTGTAGAGTTTGCAGGAGAGGTAAAAGAAACTAGAGGCTCTATAATCGGTATTGCTTGGGGATATGTTATTGCTATAATTGCTATATATGTAATACTTCTTCTTCAATTTAATAAATTCGTTCAGCCTTTCATGATTTTGGGTATAATACCATTCGGAATAATAGGAGTTATACTAGGATTTGCAGCACATAGAATGCCTATGTCATTTGTTGGTGCTGTTGGTATAGTTGGGCTTGCTGGTGTAGTTGTAAATAATGGTATTATAATGGTGGACTTAATAAACAGAATACTTGAACAAGGAAACATACATACAAAAGAAGATGTACTTAATGCAGTAGTTGAAGGTGCAGGAGACAGATTCAGAGCAATATTTCTAACAACAGTTACTACAATATTCGGACTTCTTCCAACTGTTTATGGTATAGGAGGACGTGCTGATTTGATAGTACCTATGGTTATGGCTATGGCTTATGGACTTTTATTTGCTGCACTTTTAACATTGATACTTTTACCATGTTTATTTATGATATCAGCAGATTTGAAACTTATAAAAATAAATTATAAGAATTAA
- a CDS encoding TetR/AcrR family transcriptional regulator, which yields MKNDKKDLRILKTEKLLKESLLELLKTNSLKDISVTEICDNAMINRVTFYDHFNNKEELLNSIIEDIKQDVIKELKKDNSIYDFKKNYRKILEKVINYFDDNKQYFDVSLIDHNNTILFVSSLHKIFIDYLGETMKEDNIENTKIISQFFSGALVSVIFCWVKDNNKINKEDLLNNICILLEKSFK from the coding sequence ATGAAGAATGATAAAAAAGATTTAAGAATATTAAAAACTGAAAAACTTTTAAAAGAATCATTACTTGAGCTTTTAAAAACTAATTCATTAAAAGATATAAGTGTAACAGAAATATGTGATAATGCTATGATAAATAGAGTTACATTTTATGATCATTTTAATAATAAAGAAGAATTACTTAATTCTATTATAGAAGATATAAAGCAAGACGTTATAAAAGAATTAAAAAAAGATAATTCTATATACGACTTTAAAAAAAATTATAGAAAAATATTAGAAAAGGTTATTAATTACTTTGATGATAATAAACAGTATTTCGATGTATCATTAATAGATCATAATAATACTATTTTGTTCGTTTCCTCATTGCACAAAATATTTATAGACTATTTAGGTGAAACTATGAAAGAAGACAATATTGAAAATACAAAAATAATATCTCAATTTTTTTCAGGTGCTTTAGTTTCTGTAATATTCTGCTGGGTTAAGGATAATAATAAGATAAATAAAGAAGATTTACTTAATAATATATGTATTTTACTTGAAAAATCATTTAAATAA
- the treP gene encoding PTS system trehalose-specific EIIBC component, with the protein MGKFTEDATLLLKYVGGKENVKAITHCVTRMRFVLVDTKKADIKAIEKLKSTKGTFTQSGQFQVIIGNEVSEYYNEFVKISGIEGVSKDAVKESAKGNQTFLQRLMSNIAEIFSPLIPAIICGGFILGFRSVISDIKFFEEGTKSLTQISQFWAGTNDFLWLIGEAIFHFLPVGITWSITRKMGTTQILGIVLGITLVSPQLVNAYLVGSVDPKFYDFGIFKMPMVGYQAQVIPAIMAGFILVYLEKFWRKVVPEYVSMVIIPFASLIPTVIIAHAVVGPIGWKIGEAVSYVVYTGLTSKFGVLFAGVFGFFYAPLVITGLHHMSNAIDLQLMSQFGGTMLWPMIALSNIAQGSAVVAMSILQKRNNKAKQINIPAFISCYLGVTEPALFGVNLKYGFPFICGLIGSCVAAIISVGSKVMATSIGIGGIPGILSIQPKHMLMFAVAMIFAIAIPLVLTLIVGKKKLKPEDLTDNIESSETVSDNASAAEAITLDDDNFVSPMNGKLYKLSDIADEAFSSGAMGEGFAIELADGMVTSPCDGEIIAAFPTKHAYGIETANGNEILIHIGMDTVELNGEGFESFVKVGDKIKKGDKIAKVDLEYVKNHGKSLVSPVVFTDGTKINLLKENTIIKNGEGKIIEIK; encoded by the coding sequence ATGGGAAAATTCACCGAAGACGCCACCTTATTATTAAAATATGTTGGCGGTAAAGAAAATGTTAAGGCAATAACTCATTGTGTTACAAGAATGCGTTTTGTTTTGGTAGATACTAAAAAAGCAGATATCAAAGCTATCGAAAAATTAAAATCTACTAAAGGTACTTTCACTCAATCAGGACAATTTCAAGTTATAATAGGTAATGAGGTTTCAGAATATTATAATGAATTTGTTAAAATTTCTGGTATAGAAGGAGTAAGTAAAGATGCTGTAAAAGAATCAGCAAAAGGCAATCAAACATTCTTGCAGCGTTTAATGTCTAACATAGCCGAAATATTTTCACCTCTTATTCCAGCTATTATATGCGGAGGTTTTATATTAGGTTTTAGAAGCGTAATATCAGATATAAAATTTTTTGAAGAGGGTACAAAAAGCTTAACTCAAATATCTCAATTTTGGGCTGGAACAAATGATTTTTTATGGTTAATAGGTGAGGCAATTTTCCATTTCCTTCCAGTTGGTATTACTTGGTCTATCACTAGAAAAATGGGAACTACTCAAATCTTGGGTATTGTTTTAGGTATAACATTGGTTTCTCCTCAGCTTGTTAACGCTTATTTGGTTGGAAGTGTTGATCCTAAATTTTATGATTTTGGAATATTTAAAATGCCTATGGTTGGTTATCAGGCACAAGTTATACCGGCTATAATGGCGGGATTTATATTAGTTTATTTAGAGAAGTTTTGGAGAAAAGTTGTCCCTGAATATGTTTCTATGGTTATAATACCATTTGCTTCATTAATACCAACAGTTATAATAGCACATGCAGTTGTCGGCCCTATAGGTTGGAAAATAGGTGAGGCTGTTTCTTATGTTGTATATACTGGCTTAACATCTAAATTCGGAGTTTTATTTGCTGGTGTATTCGGATTCTTCTATGCTCCTTTAGTAATAACAGGACTTCATCACATGTCTAATGCTATTGACTTACAGCTTATGAGTCAGTTTGGAGGCACTATGTTATGGCCTATGATAGCTTTATCAAATATAGCACAAGGTTCTGCAGTAGTTGCTATGTCCATACTTCAGAAAAGAAATAACAAGGCTAAACAAATAAATATACCGGCATTTATATCATGTTATTTAGGAGTTACAGAGCCTGCATTATTCGGTGTAAATTTAAAATATGGTTTTCCATTTATATGCGGTTTGATAGGTTCTTGTGTGGCTGCAATTATATCAGTTGGTTCTAAGGTTATGGCTACATCTATTGGTATTGGCGGAATACCGGGAATACTTTCAATACAGCCAAAGCATATGTTAATGTTTGCTGTTGCTATGATTTTTGCTATAGCTATACCATTAGTATTAACTCTTATAGTAGGAAAGAAAAAATTAAAACCAGAAGATTTAACTGATAATATAGAATCTTCAGAAACTGTTTCAGATAATGCATCAGCTGCAGAAGCTATAACTTTAGATGATGATAATTTTGTTTCACCTATGAATGGAAAACTTTATAAATTATCAGACATAGCAGATGAAGCATTTTCAAGTGGTGCTATGGGAGAAGGTTTTGCAATAGAATTAGCTGATGGTATGGTAACTTCTCCTTGCGATGGTGAAATAATAGCTGCTTTCCCTACAAAACATGCTTATGGTATAGAAACTGCAAACGGAAATGAAATACTTATTCATATAGGTATGGATACTGTAGAGCTTAATGGAGAAGGTTTTGAATCTTTTGTAAAAGTGGGAGATAAAATAAAAAAAGGAGACAAAATAGCTAAGGTTGATTTAGAGTACGTAAAAAATCATGGAAAATCTTTAGTATCTCCTGTTGTGTTTACAGACGGAACTAAAATTAATTTATTAAAGGAAAATACTATAATAAAAAACGGTGAAGGAAAAATTATAGAAATAAAATAA
- a CDS encoding TolC family protein, with protein sequence MERIKLLIPEMKLTASQESNAANNLTKAKSSGDVKFDLQAGAIGKQSHFDEYNFLPTSDFNYNGFRIGAGFSGLVPYSGTRWSVEIKHDSFFGNFNTGDISLPVDTPFGTVNGKLPNLSTNNFKYYYPSIKIQIAQPILRDFFGKLDRYPIKDAEYQLTIAKLKRIIDDNSVLTSYQKIYYQWIMARKLIALYNEMIREARSFENQVYKRYTSGVIDNDSYQNAKRQTLKYIEARDKSELMLKKVMRNIQFFIPEENIQPNEEDWNQTLETSINAKIDIVPFLESAQGQMAYQLKLRSEYAISVMKNNALPDLSIVGSVSLSSLDDSGYFKSFSTMTNVDYFVGLMFSYPIGGRDAKAKMEDAYAALNAVTADFDRVNRDFDVQIGTYYDEFEAYKKMLENKKLEVNAIVSRINTQNAKFRQGRLPIDEIINARLDLAQARAELLNLQYLIITTVMDYNSLVLLNN encoded by the coding sequence ATGGAAAGAATCAAATTATTAATACCAGAAATGAAATTGACAGCTTCTCAAGAAAGCAATGCTGCAAACAATTTAACAAAAGCAAAAAGTTCCGGAGATGTTAAATTTGATTTACAGGCTGGTGCTATAGGAAAGCAAAGCCATTTTGATGAATACAATTTTTTACCAACATCAGATTTCAATTATAATGGATTTAGAATAGGTGCGGGTTTCAGCGGACTTGTACCATACTCTGGAACAAGATGGTCTGTAGAAATTAAGCATGATAGTTTTTTCGGAAATTTTAATACAGGAGATATTTCATTGCCTGTTGATACTCCATTTGGAACTGTTAATGGAAAACTTCCAAATTTAAGCACTAATAATTTTAAATACTATTATCCAAGTATTAAAATACAAATTGCACAGCCTATACTAAGAGATTTTTTTGGTAAATTAGATAGATACCCTATAAAGGATGCAGAATATCAGCTTACTATAGCAAAATTAAAAAGAATAATAGATGATAACAGTGTATTAACATCTTATCAGAAAATTTATTATCAATGGATAATGGCTAGAAAATTAATAGCTTTATATAATGAAATGATAAGAGAAGCAAGAAGTTTTGAAAATCAAGTGTATAAAAGATATACAAGCGGTGTTATAGATAATGATTCATATCAAAATGCAAAAAGACAAACTTTAAAATATATAGAAGCAAGAGATAAATCTGAATTAATGTTAAAAAAAGTTATGAGAAATATTCAATTCTTTATACCTGAAGAAAATATACAGCCTAATGAAGAAGATTGGAATCAAACATTAGAAACTTCTATAAATGCCAAAATAGATATAGTACCATTTTTAGAAAGTGCTCAAGGTCAAATGGCTTATCAATTAAAATTAAGAAGCGAATATGCTATTTCAGTAATGAAGAATAATGCATTGCCTGATTTATCTATAGTAGGAAGCGTATCATTATCTAGTTTAGATGACAGCGGATATTTTAAGTCTTTTTCTACTATGACAAATGTTGATTATTTTGTAGGTCTTATGTTCTCCTACCCTATAGGCGGAAGAGATGCCAAAGCTAAAATGGAAGATGCTTATGCTGCTTTGAATGCTGTTACTGCCGATTTTGACAGAGTTAATAGAGATTTCGATGTGCAGATAGGTACTTATTATGATGAGTTTGAAGCATACAAAAAAATGCTTGAAAATAAAAAATTGGAAGTTAATGCTATAGTATCAAGAATAAATACGCAAAATGCTAAATTCAGACAAGGACGACTCCCTATAGATGAAATAATAAATGCAAGACTTGATTTAGCACAGGCAAGAGCAGAACTTCTTAATTTGCAGTATTTAATAATAACTACTGTTATGGATTATAATTCTCTGGTGTTACTTAATAATTAA
- a CDS encoding PadR family transcriptional regulator: protein MNYDDIVSNLMQELRRGTLIIVVLSQLKKEEYGYNLITKLKENGITVEANTLYPLLRRLENQGLLKSEWNTKEDKPRKYYSITKDGKEVLKKAVHHWKEFSSNVNKIIDK, encoded by the coding sequence TTGAACTATGATGATATAGTATCAAATTTGATGCAGGAACTAAGACGCGGAACATTAATAATAGTTGTTCTTAGTCAATTAAAAAAAGAAGAATACGGATACAATTTGATTACTAAATTAAAAGAAAACGGCATCACTGTTGAAGCTAATACTTTATACCCTCTTTTAAGAAGATTAGAAAATCAAGGTCTTTTAAAAAGTGAATGGAACACCAAAGAAGATAAGCCAAGAAAATATTATTCTATAACAAAAGATGGAAAAGAAGTTTTAAAAAAAGCTGTTCATCATTGGAAGGAATTTTCATCTAATGTTAATAAAATAATAGATAAATAA
- the treR gene encoding trehalose operon repressor has protein sequence MASKYEEIYNSLLDKIRFGYYKKGDILPSEYDLMKEYDASRDTIRKSLQLLSNNGCIQKHKGKGSIVINSNIYNFEFGGIFSFKEVASKMYGKKVETIVHRCECIKPDALVKSALKLNDDDKVWAIERIRNIDGENIILDIDFINASIIPFIDENILKDSLYEHIEKNLQLKISYAEREISCEKINNNDKKLLDLKDYDMVINVESRTFLSDTRVFQITSARHRPDKFKFRDFARR, from the coding sequence ATGGCATCGAAGTACGAAGAAATTTATAATAGTTTGCTTGATAAAATAAGATTTGGATACTATAAAAAAGGTGATATACTTCCAAGTGAATATGATCTGATGAAAGAATATGATGCCTCAAGGGATACTATAAGAAAATCACTTCAGCTATTATCTAATAATGGATGCATTCAAAAACATAAAGGCAAAGGTTCTATAGTTATTAATTCAAATATATACAATTTTGAATTCGGAGGAATATTCAGTTTTAAAGAAGTTGCTTCAAAAATGTATGGTAAAAAAGTAGAAACTATAGTGCATAGATGTGAATGTATAAAACCTGATGCATTAGTGAAGAGTGCTTTAAAATTAAATGATGATGATAAAGTATGGGCCATAGAGAGAATAAGAAATATAGACGGTGAAAATATTATACTAGATATAGACTTTATCAATGCATCTATTATACCATTCATAGATGAAAATATTTTAAAAGACTCTTTATATGAACATATAGAAAAAAATCTTCAGTTAAAAATATCCTATGCTGAAAGAGAAATATCATGTGAAAAAATAAATAATAATGATAAGAAACTTTTAGATTTAAAAGATTATGATATGGTGATAAATGTAGAATCTAGGACTTTTTTATCAGATACTAGAGTTTTTCAAATAACTTCAGCAAGACATAGACCAGATAAATTTAAATTCAGAGATTTTGCCAGAAGATAA